The genomic region gtgagtgcatttttattAAACTTCTTTCCTTTAAGTGGGAGTCTGCACTATTGCTTTATTTGTTTCAGCAAAGCACAGGATATTAAAAGAATCCAGCAGAAACATCTACCTCCCTTCAATGCATTGTGAGTGCGGCGTGtaaataacatttttattgtttttgAATTGGATGTCTACACTATTGTGTGTATTATCTTTTTCAGTCTAAATATTTCAATATGTGGTGATACCTGAGAAGTTATTGCTCTCCCCACAAAGAAAGAGAAGGGAAGTAATGTTCATTTATTATATGTAACCATACAAACAGAATTTGCGCAATTAGTACACTTAATTTCTTGTAGTATTTGGTGTATGGAAAATTAGTGGATTTTTCTGAAGTGTATATGCTGCATTTTTTAACTGTTTATCTAGCGCaaaaaaacaataatttttatCTAAATCAATTTCCTTATGttatgcctattgaaaaatctatcttaaataaaaataataaaagttatgttttcatttattcatgaaacataaagaaaaaaaagagtgtgccacacattaaggcttctttagacatAAACCCACTAGCATTTTATTCTAAatcccctaaccagtcattgcaatttgcttaatgacgcacctccaaccagattagctaatctttggtattaacactttcggattattccctctatcggttggttcatacatagaaggatcataaaacaattatcttttgggcctgtgcatagtccctcagacttaacgtcttccctggaaatacttgtggatggagcccttcattcgctttgccaggattcaagggtggtcaatctgttgaaatcagagcactacattttggccaccgtgctcgattctaggtttaaagcctatgttgtatctctcttcctggacacaagtctgcagaggtggaaagacctgctggtgagaaaattgtcagctcaagcggaacgtgacccgtcaacagctcctccttaattttctccagcaactggggctgcgaggaaaaggataacatttccgagcccactcgctggacacaaaagtaacaatacaagtgacacattaacaggaaattgtttctgtcaccatagcgataattatctggaaataagataatacacagacgcataaaaagactcaacggaaatcttttgtttttaaacaactttatttcatatctttaatacacagatttctccatattttacatttaaaaaatactttacactgcacaacatggataaaatatcctttaaagcacagaaacaattcaagttacattatagcattgcaggtaagtaaaacagatacatatcaggagccaaaagcgtatgggggtcattcagacccagccgcaatagcggcccgcagcagtttgctgttggtgacaaaatgcacatgcgcagcggccacgcagacacacacattgcggttggGTCTGTGGGGGGTGAACGCGGGCAGGCCGGTGTCATTTTCCAGTGGCTGCAtggtgtcacatctgcgttcatctctgattaaccccttataagcttccagagtgcacctcatatctcatcttttccaagttactacaaaggatatgagatcggtagcagcactactttcaggattattacacagaacacacataaaggctgacacagcaaataacagtaacacatacaagggattaattagaaataaggaagcataatcatcattaagtctaattattaactgattctgtgcgggacccatacacctctttactgcctccaacaTCCCCTGGTACTGTACTGCGGCCATCTGCCCTTTCTCCCCCCACTACCGCCACCACCGTCTCCCTCcattactgccacctgccctgtctccccccctactATCACccgccctgtcttcccccactatTGCCATCtggccccccactactgccaccaccctgtatcccccccactactgccacccgtccTGTATGCCCCCCCACCCTGCCTcccaccactactgccacccgccccatctccTTCCACTACTGTCACCCGCCATCTCCTCCTCACTACTGCCAccagccccatctccccccactactgccaccaccctgtctccttccactactgccaccgcattgtctccccccactactgccacccgccctgtctcccccactagtgccacccgccctgtctcccccactagtgCCACTGCCGTCTCACCCACTACTGCCACAGCCCCGtctacaccaactgccacccaccctgcctccccccactactgctacccgccctatctcccccactactgccaccgtccTGTCTCTCCcaatactgccactgccctgtctaccccccactactgccactgccctgtctctccCCCACAACTGCATCCACCCTGCCTCCCcctactgccctgtctcccccactactgtcatCACCatctcccccactactgtcactgcCCCATCTCTCCCTGCTACTGCCACCGCCCCATCTCCCCCAACTGCCACCCGCCCCGCctccccctactactgccaccactgtctcccctctgacaccttagcgctgcttgaGAATAAGATTCTCACAGACACTGCCTCCGGCAGCCCCTGCTACAACACTAGTTCcaccaccctgtcttccccctgaCCTCTCAGTACTGCTTGGGGAtttttggtactgctggtaacagtccttcacctGCAGGTGGAAGTAAGAAAGcaaggcagtaaggaggcagaagctgcttctgctaccatggaccctggtcatgtagggctgggatagccagtaagattatgtaatacagtaaccatcttacaggcagctggtgaagggagcagagaatgggtgttatgtggctggaatgggctggttaggtaacagcctggctgctgcattctgtacaagctacaagcggtgcaattcttttgctgggagacccaggtagaggacattgcagtagtctatgtgtgatgatacaagtacatggatgactgtaggtagatcttctgagggaataaagtgctggagtctggctatgctcctcagatgaggatctgattgtggcagatactaatgtctaagtgtcactccaccatccaggacaccaagattccgcacatgatcagcattttgtaactctgaaccccaagcgtaagtctggttggtttgcaaagctgagctgtagccctgctctttgttggtgagcttctatcataaggacctgtttcaccaggactgaatctCAGTTAACTGGCattacccacacctggagctcagctagacaaccatttaggattggtactgggttctcagtacctagagcaaagacaggtcatctgtataggaGTGGTAGATGAGggtatgacatctgattatttcacccagtggtaacatgtatattgcaaaaagcataggagataggataagaaccttgtagaacaacgcatggcaatgatgagtatactccagaagattaaaatggttactCGCCTGAgtaatgtctattgtgtgcaacaagagatgatttatttctcaaAATATAGAAATTGCCTctaacctgtgtgagttctctgatgtctaacaagatgagatttccgtgtaaaacattttccacactcagagcaagaaaatggcttctcacctgtgtgactttgctgatgtctaacaagatgtgatttgtgtgcaaaacctttcccacactcagaacatggaaatgccttctcacctgtgtgactttgctgatgggtaacaagtcatgatttgtgtgtaaaacatttcccgcactcagagcaagaaaatggcttctcagctgtgtgacttctgtgatgtataacaagatctgatttccatgcaaaacatttcccacactcagaacatggaaaaggcttctcacctgtgtgattgcgcagatgtataacaagttgtgatttacttacacaacatttctcacattcagaacatggaaatggcttctcacctgtgtgacttctctgatgtataacaagatgtgatttacttaaacaacatttcccacactcagagcaagaaaacagattctcacctgtgtgacttctgtgatgtataacaagagctgatttgtgtgcaaaacatttcccacactcagaacataagaatggcttctcacctgtgtgactttgctgatgtgtaacaagttgtgatttccatgtaaaacatttcccacactcagaacatggaaatggcttctcacctgtgtgactttgctgatgggtaacaagttgtgatttttgtgtaaaacatttcccgcactcagagcaagaaaatggcttctcacctgtgtgacttctctgatgtataacaagtttggatttccaggtaaaacttttcccgcactcagagcaagaaaatggcttctcacctgtatgatttctctgatgtctaagaagatgtgatttctgtgcaaaacatttcccacactcagaacatggaaatggcttctcacctgtgtgagttctgttatgtctaacaagaactgatttgtgtgcaaaacatttcccacactcagaacatggaaatgccttcttacctgtgtgactttgctgatgggtaacaagttgtaatttgtgtgcaaaacattttccgcactcagagcaagaaaatggtttctcacctgtgtgacttctgttatgtataacaagatgtgatttagttAAATAAGATTTCCCAcaatcagagcaagaaaatggcttctcacctgtgtgacttctctgatgtataacaagttgtgatttgtatgtaaaacatttcccacactctgaacatatcagtggccttccacctgccttacctgtgtgtgagTTAATAggttttgtgttctgtgtaaaacatttggcatctatagaacacggaaacactgtatctactgccagagctgtaacagatgcaccaatatcagagtgatcaggagaacatttcccaggatcagagggatcagctgatagggctggatgtataattggggtaatggggttagctcctggagaatcctgtcttctgtcattatcttttatgtcacaatccgggattAACATTAGatctccttctgagatattcctgctggtgtgtccatctgctggaaataaaatacataatggaaatgtgacattttctgtaacaatattaatcttggaaacaataggagaagacgactctctgggacacttaattgtaaatgtgtgtgtataataaaacataacttttaatgaaggctttataatattgtgtctcagactatcattgtgtccaccctcctgagaacactcacaataacaaaatgtaatattataataagacttagatatatctctctcttaccctggtaactaaccatgaagtataaatggagatgtagtcactcgccaagtcctatgtcagcaccaatgtaaaacaatggatggggaacatatcgtatgaattggagattctagatgaacaataacatcagtcatatgagctgatggatcagagaaatgtctcctaacgttactcctggaagcattggtaaggtagcattcctttatgtgtgtgctcatacgctggtaagcctgtacatgtgttactcacccttatataaggtatactgctacagcagagtaggtgtggaacaagatattttacatgcaatacaccatataataccctgtaaccatcatcatcatctgctaggttatactccactttctcttacgtcctagaggatgcttgagtccatttagtaccatggggtatagatgggtcctttgggagtaactggcactttaagagtttaatagtgtgggctggctcctccctctatgcccctcctaccaaactcagtttagaaaatgtgcccggaggaggcggtcacagctaggggagctcctaggagttttcttagttttttattttctagagttagttaggttacaggaaggctgctggcaacagcctccctgcttcgtgggacttagggggagggggTAGAAACCAACTTTCTAAACAGTTAatgtttctctactccgctgacaggacactgagctcctgaggttgctGATTG from Pseudophryne corroboree isolate aPseCor3 chromosome 3 unlocalized genomic scaffold, aPseCor3.hap2 SUPER_3_unloc_25, whole genome shotgun sequence harbors:
- the LOC134983803 gene encoding oocyte zinc finger protein XlCOF22-like isoform X1 translates to MMENHRPLTSLDGPSNRDTPERDPRPLYSQDCTEENHRIPQEDQIERLSDIKAEDIEEEEETYVTDIKAEDKEGEEETYVTDIKAEDRDGEEETYVTDMKTEDTEGEEETYVTDIKAEDIEGEEETYVTDMKAEDIEEEEETYVTDIKAEDIEGEEETYVTDIKTEDIEGEEEMYVTDIKAEDTEGEEETYVTDIKAEDIEGEEETYVRGDQQCKEEEIPTDISTADGHTSRNISEGDLMLIPDCDIKDNDRRQDSPGANPITPIIHPALSADPSDPGKCSPDHSDIGASVTALAVDTVFPCSIDAKCFTQNTKPINSHTGKAGGRPLICSECGKCFTYKSQLVIHQRSHTGEKPFSCSDCGKSYLTKSHLVIHNRSHTGEKPFSCSECGKCFAHKLQLVTHQQSHTGKKAFPCSECGKCFAHKSVLVRHNRTHTGEKPFPCSECGKCFAQKSHLLRHQRNHTGEKPFSCSECGKSFTWKSKLVIHQRSHTGEKPFSCSECGKCFTQKSQLVTHQQSHTGEKPFPCSECGKCFTWKSQLVTHQQSHTGEKPFLCSECGKCFAHKSALVIHHRSHTGENLFSCSECGKCCLSKSHLVIHQRSHTGEKPFPCSECEKCCVSKSQLVIHLRNHTGEKPFPCSECGKCFAWKSDLVIHHRSHTAEKPFSCSECGKCFTHKS
- the LOC134983803 gene encoding oocyte zinc finger protein XlCOF22-like isoform X2; translated protein: MMENHRPLTSLDGPSNRDTPERDPRPLYSQDCTEENHRIPQEDQVERLSDIKAEDIEEEEETYVTDIKAEDKEGEEETYVTDIKAEDRDGEEETYVTDMKTEDTEGEEETYVTDIKAEDIEGEEETYVTDMKAEDIEEEEETYVTDIKAEDIEGEEETYVTDIKTEDIEGEEEMYVTDIKAEDTEGEEETYVTDIKAEDIEGEEETYVRGDQQCKEEEIPTDISTADGHTSRNISEGDLMLIPDCDIKDNDRRQDSPGANPITPIIHPALSADPSDPGKCSPDHSDIGASVTALAVDTVFPCSIDAKCFTQNTKPINSHTGKAGGRPLICSECGKCFTYKSQLVIHQRSHTGEKPFSCSDCGKSYLTKSHLVIHNRSHTGEKPFSCSECGKCFAHKLQLVTHQQSHTGKKAFPCSECGKCFAHKSVLVRHNRTHTGEKPFPCSECGKCFAQKSHLLRHQRNHTGEKPFSCSECGKSFTWKSKLVIHQRSHTGEKPFSCSECGKCFTQKSQLVTHQQSHTGEKPFPCSECGKCFTWKSQLVTHQQSHTGEKPFLCSECGKCFAHKSALVIHHRSHTGENLFSCSECGKCCLSKSHLVIHQRSHTGEKPFPCSECEKCCVSKSQLVIHLRNHTGEKPFPCSECGKCFAWKSDLVIHHRSHTAEKPFSCSECGKCFTHKS
- the LOC134983803 gene encoding oocyte zinc finger protein XlCOF22-like isoform X3 — encoded protein: MMENHRPLTSLDGPSNRDTPERDPRPLYSQDCTEENHRIPQEDQIERLSDIKAEDIEEEEETYVTDIKAEDKEGEEETYVTDIKAEDRDGEEETYVTDMKTEDTEGEEETYVTDIKAEDIEGEEETYVTDMKAEDIEEEEETYVTDIKAEDIEGEEETYVTDIKTEDIEGEEEMYVTDIKAEDTEGEEETYVTDIKAEDIEGEEETYVRGDQQCKEEEIPTDISTDGHTSRNISEGDLMLIPDCDIKDNDRRQDSPGANPITPIIHPALSADPSDPGKCSPDHSDIGASVTALAVDTVFPCSIDAKCFTQNTKPINSHTGKAGGRPLICSECGKCFTYKSQLVIHQRSHTGEKPFSCSDCGKSYLTKSHLVIHNRSHTGEKPFSCSECGKCFAHKLQLVTHQQSHTGKKAFPCSECGKCFAHKSVLVRHNRTHTGEKPFPCSECGKCFAQKSHLLRHQRNHTGEKPFSCSECGKSFTWKSKLVIHQRSHTGEKPFSCSECGKCFTQKSQLVTHQQSHTGEKPFPCSECGKCFTWKSQLVTHQQSHTGEKPFLCSECGKCFAHKSALVIHHRSHTGENLFSCSECGKCCLSKSHLVIHQRSHTGEKPFPCSECEKCCVSKSQLVIHLRNHTGEKPFPCSECGKCFAWKSDLVIHHRSHTAEKPFSCSECGKCFTHKS